Within Helicobacteraceae bacterium, the genomic segment ACGACGCGTTCGCGAAAATAACCGCGTCGGCGGCGATCGTAATCGTAATCAGCGTGATCGTGGCGCTCTCCGTTCGCTCTTACGTCGAAAACGCGGAGTTGAAAAAACAGGGCTATTTGGACGATTGACCCGCATTTAATTTTTAACTTTTGACTTTAAGATTAACTATTCGCGCGCGGCGAAACTTAGCGTTTAAGGTTGATAGCGTTTTGTATTAGCTGATCGTTTGTGGTAATCGCCTTTGCCGCGCCCTCGTAAGATCGTTGATAAACGATCAGATCGCTTAGCGCGACCGCCGCTTGAACGTTACTGCTTTCAAGCGCGCCTCCCGTTACCGACGGCAGTTGCGCTCCGTTCGCGTCAAGATAAAAAAACGGCTCGCCGGAGTTCGCGCTCTGCATAAACTGATTGTTTCCAACGCGCATAAGCCCTTGATCGTTCGCAAAATGATAGACGGCGATCTGTCCAACCTCGCTCTGTCGCCCGTTGTCAAAAACGGCGACGATATAACCGCGCTCGTCGATCGCGTATTGTTCCAAATTCCCCTCGATAACGCCGTCGGCGCTAACGCTCGCGCTTTGCGCGAAGCCGTCGTCCGCTTTTAGGTTGAAATTAAAATTGATCGGCGTTCCTCCGTTATCAAGAACGACGCTCGTATCGCCGATCGCCGCGCCGTTTAGATCCAGCGCCACGATCTTTGTCTGTTTAGAAAGCGTCGAGTAAGCCTCGATCGAAGCGGAGCTTATCGAGGCGTTAGCCGCCGGCGCGGCGTTTAACGAGCAAAAAAGCCGTAGCAACGCTTCGGGCGTATTATCGCCGCCGTAAACGCCGCTTGAGATCGTCTGATTCGATCCGTTTGTCGTCGTTATTTTGCCGTTTGCGACGCTAACGGACGCGCCGACGAGATTGGCTATTTGATCGATCGCGCTCGCGTAATCGCCGATTGTCTCTCCTTGCGCGTAGGCGACGTTTCCAAGACTCATCGGCGCGAAAATCGCGTTTGGCAGATTGCTTTCGCCGTTTGCGAAATAGAGGCGATCGCCTTTTGGATAAACGATCAAATTCGTTCCGTCGCGGCTCGTTTCGTAACCCGCCGCGCCAAGTATCGCGGCTACGCCCGCCGCCGTAATTAGCGCGTCGTCGCCGTCCGCGCCGAGATATTCGTAACTTGCGTCGTCAAGCGTAAAGCGGACAAAAGGCGCTTCGCCGTCGGCTATATCGCTCGCAAGCGGTAGCGAATAGCCTAGTCCGATATTAGTGGAGGCGGGCAGTTTGCCAAAGCCAAACCATAGATTTTCGCCGCCTTTTAATTCAAGCTCTTTGCCGTCTTGGACAATCGAGCTTAGATCGGAAGCGGCGCTCATCGCTCCAAGCCGTTTTAAGCTCGCCGTCGCCTCGTATGTCGCGCCGCCGTTCGCATCTGCCGGCGCGATCAGCCGCGCCGAACTTGCAAGAACAAGACGATCTCCGTTTGGAGCTATCGCCGTTTGTTCCGCGCTTATCGCCGATTGTCTGAAAACGGAGCTTTGAAACGCGGTTTTTTCTAAACCGTCGAAGGTAGAAAACGCCGTCAAAAGGCTTTCGGGCGAGTTTCCGCCGTTCGCGACGAGCAACGAAAAATTGTTGGCGCCGTTAGCCGTAATCTTGCCGTTGTAATCGGTAAAAAAGTCGGTTTGCGGATAGATCGCTCGCGCCGTTTGCGCGATCGTCTCTTGCAGATCGCTTAACGTCGAGCTTGCGTTAGCCGTCCATATCGAGGCGTTTAGCGGCGCTAAAAACGGGTCGCTCGAATTGGCTATCGAAAGGGCGTTCGGCGACGAAATCGCGATATTCGCGCCGCTTCTTGAGGCGTTCGCCGCGCCGCTCGCGTTTATCGCGTTTGCTATCGCCTCGCCGATCTCGTCCTCGCTCGCGCCGAGCGCCCACGAAACGTTTATCGCAACGCCGTTTAGCTCGAAACCGAGCGGAGAGACGATATGCTCGTTGATCGTTATCGTTTTTTTGATCTCCCCAAGCGCGGCGAATACGCCGGCGTTATCGCCCGCCGCGATCAGCAGATTATCGCCCGCGTTCAGTCCCATATAAGCGCCGTTTTGATCGTATAGCGAAGCGATCGGCGCGTTTTTGTCCGCCGTTTTTGTTTGCGTAACCGAATACGGAAAATTGGCGTTCAGCGCGCCGTTTTTGGTGGCGATCGGCGGAAAAACGATATTATCGGGCGCGAATAAGGGCTGTTGCGCGGTTACGCCGTCGATCGCGCCCGCGTTTACGCCATGAACGATTTTCCATACGCCGCCGTCGTTGATCATAGCGCCCCAACTCGTGCCTAAGAGATAGTTTCCGTTTTGCGTTACGATATTGCCGTTCGCGTCGCGGCTGAACGCGCCGTCGCGCGTGTAAACGATTGTTTTTGCGTCGTAGATATTCGATCCAACCACGCCAAACCAGCCCTGTTCGTTGATCGCTACGTCGAATGCGTTTCCCGTTTGCGTCGCCGCGCCGCTTCGCAGATCGATTCTCGTCGCGCTTGTTCTTACGCCTACGCCGTCGTCGCTTGAAAGCGTTTGCGAATTGAGCGCGAGGCAACGATCGTATAGCGAAGCAAACTCTATCGCGCTCGCGCGGTAGCCCGTAGTATTGATATTGGCGATATTATTCGCCGTTGTGTCGATTGCGTTTTGATGAGTTTTCGCGCCCGTTAACGCGCTCCAAAAACCGCTATTCACGTCGGGTTTTCCATTCGCCGATCACTGCCGCTCCCTTACCGAGACGATCTGATCGAGCGTATAGTATTGACCGCCCAGATATAGTTGCGGCTCGCTTTGATTTAAAACGACCGATTCAATCGGATAAACGCCGAGATTGCTAACGTAGCTTTTGCCCGAAACGCTTCCGGTATATTCGGCGCGTATGGCGTAAACGCCCGCGCCCACCAATTCGCCGGCGCTATTTTTGCCGTCCCACGTAAACTCCTGCAAGCCCGCCGCGCCGCTAGAGATAACCTCCGCTCTGATCTGAACGCCGTTTGAATCCGAAACGATAAACAGCCCGTTTTCAAAACTCTCTTCGTAAAAGAGATAATCTTTATATTCCTCGCCGTTTTCCGCAAACTGCACCGCGTTAAGCCCCGTATCCGCCAGCTTGCCGACCGCGCCGATTAGCTGATAAGCGCTTGTGAGCCTAAACTCGGAAACCATATTCTCCATCGCCTTTTGGATATTCTCCTGCGACTCAATCACCGCCATATCCGCCGTCTGCGAGAGCATTTTATCGGTGTCCATCGGGCTTGTCGGGTCTTGATACTGAAGCTGAACGAGCAACAGTTTCAAAAAAGCGTCTTTATCAAGCGCGCTATTTGGATTATACGTGATAGTAGCGTTTGTCGTCCCGCCCATAAAATCGATTGCTTCCGTAGCCATTTTGCCCTCCGCCGCTCGCGTTTTTTAGCTTATTCAAGCAACTTTTATGCCGCTAATTGCCATATTTAACCCGTTCAGCCGTTTTTATCCTCGCTCGCCGCTTCTCGCGTCGTTAGCGCGGCGAAGGCAAGTTTAAGAGGCTTAAAGGCGGCAAAACGCGAAGAAAAAACGATCGATAAAATTGGACTGCAACGCGCGCATATCGCCCCCGTCCCCGCCCTGCCGCGCGGAGCGATAGAGCGGTTTACCGCCTATAATCGCGGAGAAAAAGCGGAAATCTATCTCTTTTGCGTCTCCGACGTATCCATATACCAATTATTTACAGGCGCGACAAATAGCGCGGGAACGAGGGGGGGTATTGACGCTTGACATTGTTATTCAGGGTTTGAAGCGTATAATTGGGCATTACGCCTTTAAGGAGCGCCGATGGGACGGAAAAAAGCGCTTGCCGCGCTTGCCTTTGGAACGTTTATTGTAGCCGTAGGTCTGCTTTGCTATACCCTTAGCGCCGCTAGAGCCATAGACTATCTTGGCTCCGATTCAAAAGCCTGTATCAACTGCCATGTGATGAACGTCTCTTACGCCACATGGGAGCATAGCGCGCACAGAAACGCCGTCGCGTGCGTCGATTGCCATCTGCCGCGCGAAGGTATCGGCAAATACGCGGCGAAGGCGCGCGACGGTTTTAATCACGCCGTCGCGTTCGCCTTTGAAACGTTCGAGCAGGCGATTGTCATAAGCGACGACGGGGCAAAACGCGTTCAAGCAAACTGCGTAGCCTGTCATGCGAGCTTGGCGAGCTCGCTAATAAAAAACGCCGATCTAAACCATCGTTTCGACGAGCAAACGGCAAACGGCGATCGCCTATGCTGGTCGTGTCATCGGCAAACGCCGCACGGCTCGGTTCGCGCCGTTAGTTCCGCGCCGAATAATCTCGGCGTAAAATTTTAATCGGTAAGGAGAGTGGAAAAATGAAAAAGTATATCGCGCTTTTAGCGGTTTCATTGGCGGCGATTGTCGCGCTTGGCTTTCTGGTTTCGGACGTTAACGCCAAAGAGGAGGAGCGCCAAAAGATTAACGCCGGCAGGCAGATCAATATAGAAAATCCCGCGCAGACCTCTCAATGGCGCCGCTACTTCCCGCGCCAATTCGACGGCTGGAAAAAAACCAAAGAGAGCGACAAAGTCGCGGATATGATCAAGAAGTGGCCTGCGCTGGCGATCGTTTGGGCTGGTTATCCCTTTAGCAAAGATTACAACGCGCCGCGAGGGCATTATTACTCCGTTATGGACAACATCAACACGCTTCGCGTCGGCGCGCCTAGCGAAACGGTCGATAGCCCGCTTCCGACGGCTTGCTGGACCTGTAAATCGCCCGACGTAGTTCGCTTGATGGAGACTAAAGGCGATCTGGAGTTTTATAGCGGACAATGGAACAAATGGGGCGACGAGGTTGTGAACGCGATCGGCTGTTACGACTGTCATACGGCGGATACTAGAGAGCTAAAAATGGGGCGCGCTTACGTGAATAACGGTCTGCGGGCGGCGGGTATGCCGACGTTTGAAGACTCGACGCACCAAAACAAGCGCGATCTCGTTTGCGCGCAATGCCATAGCGAATACTATTTTCGCCCCACGCCAAACGGCGACAAAACGGCGAGGGTCGTAACCCTGCCTTGGAAAAACGGCTTGGGAGCGGAAGAGCAGATGAGCTACTACAACGACGGCAAGAATTTTCCCGACGGCAAGCCGTTTAAAGATTTTGAAAACAAGCTGTCAAAAACGCCGATCGTAAAAGCGCAACACCCCGATTATGAACTGCATCTTACGGGCATTCACGGCAAAAAGGGCGTATCTTGCGCGGATTGCCATATGCCTTACAAGCAAGAGGGCGCGACTAAATACTCCGATCACCAGATACAAAGCCCTCTTGATACGATGGATCGTAGCTGTATGCCCTGCCACCGCGAGAGCGAGACTAAGCTAAAGTCTATCTTGGAGGAAAAATACCAACGCAAAGAAACGCTCTTTGGTTTGGCGGTGAATAATCTAGCCGCCGCGCACCTTGAGGCGCAAAAGGCGTGGGAAAGCGGCGCGAGCGAAGCGGAGATGGCAAAGGCGCTTAACCTGATTCGCGAGGGGCAGTGGCGTTGGGATTACGCCTCCGCAAGTCACGGCGGATTCTTTCACGCGCCCGACGAAACGCTGTTTGTTTTCGCCAAGGCTAACGATTACGCTTTGCAAGCTCGCGCGGTTTTAAGAGAGATTCTCGTTAAACGAGGCGTAAAAGATTACGTGGTTCCCGATTTCAGCTCGAAAGCAAAAGCGCAAAAGCTCGCCGGTTGGGATATGGAGGCGCTAATCTCCGACAAACAAAAGTTCAAAGACGAAACGGTTCCGGTCTGGATCGAAAGGGCGAAAGCGCAAGGTTTGCTCGACGAGAATATTAGGGATTACAAAGACGATTCGGCTTCGTGGTTTGGCAAAAGCGAGTAGCGCCGCAAAAAACGTCTGGCGTAGAAACGCGATCGGGCTATCGCCGTTGCTAACCGTTATTGACGCGCCGCGCGAGAACGGCGAGGCTTTGTAACCTCTTGGCGTTCTGTCCGCGCCCTCCTTGCGGGCGTTTGCGCGATCCGCGCGATCCGTCAAAAGATCGCCGTCGGCTAACGAGGCGCTTTCAAGGTTTGAGCGCGTATAGTCGCGGCGGTTTTCAAGAGGTTATCGCGGATTAAGCGATCAAAATCGATTTGAAATAGCGATCTTTTACGCTAATCGCGCGATCATTTATGTTAGGTTAGACGTTCTAAAAACGCTCGCGAAGCGCGTTAATCGGGCGATCGCAAGTTGTCGCAAACGATAGGGCGAGGCAAACTTTTGCGCTATTAGCCGATCAGGGTTATTTTTGCCCGCGATCGTAGCGAGCGCTCGCCAAAAAATCAAGTTATGGAGGGATTTTTGCTTGCGCGGGGGAAAACGCTATTTAACGAGGAATTATGAAAATTGATAACGATATAGCCGTCCAAAGCGCTTTGGAGCGCTCCGTCGGGCAAAATGACGCGGCGCAAACGCGCAAGGTTGAAACCGCCGATAAAACTAGCGCTAGAGCAAACCGCGCGACGCCTGAGAACGAAGCCGCCGCTAAAACGTTCGCGGCGAACGCGGCTAAGTTGAGCGCAAGCGAGTTTTACGCCCAAGCCAAGCTGTTTTTCTCGCAAAGCGCCGAAGCGGGGACGCTTGCCGAGAACGCGGCGCAAACGGCGGAAAAACTGACCGCGCTTGTTTTCGACGCGGCGGACGACGAAGAAAACCTGCTTAAATCCGCTAAATCCGGATTTTTGGACGGTTTTGATAAAGCGGCGCAAAATTGGGGCGGCGCGTTGCCGCAAATCGTCAATCAGACGCTTGATCGCGCTATAGAAACTATCGATTTTCGGCTACATTCGCTTGGTTTTCCCCTATTAAATATGATCGCGTAATAGCATTCTCGCGGAAATTAAGCTACTATACGCGCCTGAACGTTCGCAATTAAGGAAAGGTTTATGGCGCAAACGGCTACCACGCAGGACACCCGCTACAAACAGGTCGATAGGGCAATGCGCAAGCTCGGCTACGAGAAAAGCGCGTTGATAGAGGCTCTGCATGTGGCGCAAGAGGTGTTTGGCTATCTAGAAAACGACGTTTTGAGTTTTATAGCGGCGGGATTAAGACTGCCGCAAAGCAAGGTTTACGGCGTAGCGACCTTTTATAAGTATTTTCAACTAAAGCCAAAAGGCAAGCACGCCTGCGTCGTATGCACGGGCACCGCCTGTTATATTAAAGGCGCGAATAAGTTGATCGAGGCTATGGAGAAAAAATACGGGATCAAGCCCGGCGAAACGACGGAAGACGGCGAACTTTCGCTTTTGACCGCCCGCTGTTTCGGATCGTGTTCGCTCGCCGCCGTCGCGGTGTTTGACAAACGGACGGTCGGCTATCTTAACGAGGAGAGCGTAATCGCCGAAAGCGAAAAGATGACAAGCGCCGCAAACGATTAAGCGGTCGGCAAAACGCGTCGAAATCAAAGAGGAGATCAACGCCCGCCTTAATTTGCGCGCCGATCGCGGAAACGACGACTCTCTTTGCCATACCCGTAAAACAGTTTTTATAGACGCTAAGATGAGTATTCGCAGATGACGATCCTCTTTACCATACCCGTAAAACGGGTATCCGACGCGCCGAAGGCGTGAAAAATCGCGTCGTTCCCGCGCCCCCCTCTCGTCATTCCCGCCCTTCCCCATCATTCCCGCGTAGGCGGGAATCCATCTCCATAATTTTCATTAGATCGCCGTTTAATCTTATTGTCATTCCCACGAAGGCGGGAATCCAAATACGCCGAAGGCGTGAAAGGAAAGATTGACTTCTGTCGGGGCGGGCGCTTTGCGGGAATAACAATGCGCGACATACCGTCCCCTCTCGTCATACCCGCGCGGAGCGATAGGGCGGTTTACCGCCCGTAATTGCGGAGGAAGGCGGGTATCCATCTTTGTTAAGCAATCGTAATGTTAAGCGTATTGATAGCGTTCTTTTAACTTTTTTTATGGATTCCCGCCTACGCGGGAATGACGGGAGAAGCGGGAATGACGAGAATGCGGATTTGCGCCTTCCTACACGCTCTCTTGCGCGCCTAGCGCTTCTACCAAGGGGCGCTCCTCCTGGTCATACC encodes:
- a CDS encoding flagellar hook-basal body complex protein codes for the protein MNSGFWSALTGAKTHQNAIDTTANNIANINTTGYRASAIEFASLYDRCLALNSQTLSSDDGVGVRTSATRIDLRSGAATQTGNAFDVAINEQGWFGVVGSNIYDAKTIVYTRDGAFSRDANGNIVTQNGNYLLGTSWGAMINDGGVWKIVHGVNAGAIDGVTAQQPLFAPDNIVFPPIATKNGALNANFPYSVTQTKTADKNAPIASLYDQNGAYMGLNAGDNLLIAAGDNAGVFAALGEIKKTITINEHIVSPLGFELNGVAINVSWALGASEDEIGEAIANAINASGAANASRSGANIAISSPNALSIANSSDPFLAPLNASIWTANASSTLSDLQETIAQTARAIYPQTDFFTDYNGKITANGANNFSLLVANGGNSPESLLTAFSTFDGLEKTAFQSSVFRQSAISAEQTAIAPNGDRLVLASSARLIAPADANGGATYEATASLKRLGAMSAASDLSSIVQDGKELELKGGENLWFGFGKLPASTNIGLGYSLPLASDIADGEAPFVRFTLDDASYEYLGADGDDALITAAGVAAILGAAGYETSRDGTNLIVYPKGDRLYFANGESNLPNAIFAPMSLGNVAYAQGETIGDYASAIDQIANLVGASVSVANGKITTTNGSNQTISSGVYGGDNTPEALLRLFCSLNAAPAANASISSASIEAYSTLSKQTKIVALDLNGAAIGDTSVVLDNGGTPINFNFNLKADDGFAQSASVSADGVIEGNLEQYAIDERGYIVAVFDNGRQSEVGQIAVYHFANDQGLMRVGNNQFMQSANSGEPFFYLDANGAQLPSVTGGALESSNVQAAVALSDLIVYQRSYEGAAKAITTNDQLIQNAINLKR
- a CDS encoding flagellar biosynthesis protein FlgD yields the protein MATEAIDFMGGTTNATITYNPNSALDKDAFLKLLLVQLQYQDPTSPMDTDKMLSQTADMAVIESQENIQKAMENMVSEFRLTSAYQLIGAVGKLADTGLNAVQFAENGEEYKDYLFYEESFENGLFIVSDSNGVQIRAEVISSGAAGLQEFTWDGKNSAGELVGAGVYAIRAEYTGSVSGKSYVSNLGVYPIESVVLNQSEPQLYLGGQYYTLDQIVSVRERQ
- the nrfH gene encoding cytochrome c nitrite reductase small subunit, producing MGRKKALAALAFGTFIVAVGLLCYTLSAARAIDYLGSDSKACINCHVMNVSYATWEHSAHRNAVACVDCHLPREGIGKYAAKARDGFNHAVAFAFETFEQAIVISDDGAKRVQANCVACHASLASSLIKNADLNHRFDEQTANGDRLCWSCHRQTPHGSVRAVSSAPNNLGVKF
- a CDS encoding ammonia-forming cytochrome c nitrite reductase subunit c552, which gives rise to MKKYIALLAVSLAAIVALGFLVSDVNAKEEERQKINAGRQINIENPAQTSQWRRYFPRQFDGWKKTKESDKVADMIKKWPALAIVWAGYPFSKDYNAPRGHYYSVMDNINTLRVGAPSETVDSPLPTACWTCKSPDVVRLMETKGDLEFYSGQWNKWGDEVVNAIGCYDCHTADTRELKMGRAYVNNGLRAAGMPTFEDSTHQNKRDLVCAQCHSEYYFRPTPNGDKTARVVTLPWKNGLGAEEQMSYYNDGKNFPDGKPFKDFENKLSKTPIVKAQHPDYELHLTGIHGKKGVSCADCHMPYKQEGATKYSDHQIQSPLDTMDRSCMPCHRESETKLKSILEEKYQRKETLFGLAVNNLAAAHLEAQKAWESGASEAEMAKALNLIREGQWRWDYASASHGGFFHAPDETLFVFAKANDYALQARAVLREILVKRGVKDYVVPDFSSKAKAQKLAGWDMEALISDKQKFKDETVPVWIERAKAQGLLDENIRDYKDDSASWFGKSE
- the hoxE gene encoding bidirectional hydrogenase complex protein HoxE, whose translation is MAQTATTQDTRYKQVDRAMRKLGYEKSALIEALHVAQEVFGYLENDVLSFIAAGLRLPQSKVYGVATFYKYFQLKPKGKHACVVCTGTACYIKGANKLIEAMEKKYGIKPGETTEDGELSLLTARCFGSCSLAAVAVFDKRTVGYLNEESVIAESEKMTSAAND